One genomic segment of Sminthopsis crassicaudata isolate SCR6 chromosome 2, ASM4859323v1, whole genome shotgun sequence includes these proteins:
- the FAM210B gene encoding protein FAM210B, mitochondrial gives MVLLLTAVAGRGTAGLRLRLGRLLSSPLGAAASPAPRFPLLLGPSPVHAQISLLGTGGGGSSISGSSGSTTGPQDPKKTEKALTDASTGDESKQSKHQQLRKVFKEYGAVAVCLHIGISLISLGIFYLVVSSGVDITSFLYKLGFAESLYNSKVVAGTSTFVMAYAVHKLFAPVRISITLFSLPLVVRYFRKMGFFKAPGNKP, from the exons ATGGTCTTGCTGCTGACCGCGGTCGCAGGCCGGGGGACCGCCGGGCTTCGACTCCGCCTGGGGCGTCTGCTAAGTAGCCCTCTCGGGGCCGCCGCCTCCCCGGCCCCGCGCTTTCCGCTCCTGCTCGGGCCTAGCCCGGTGCACGCTCAGATAAGCCTTCTTGGAACGGGGGGCGGCGGGAGCAGCATTAGCGGCAGCAGCGGCAGCACCACCGGCCCCCAG GAtccaaagaaaacagagaaagcacTCACAGATGCCAGCACTGGGGATGAGAGCAAACAAAGCAAACACCAACAGCTGAGAAAGGTTTTTAAAGAATATGGAGCCGTGGCTGTTTGCTTACATATTGGGATCTCATTAATATCTTTGGGAATATTCTACTTGGTTGTTTCAAG tggTGTGGACATCACTTCCTTTCTCTACAAACTCGGCTTTGCAGAATCGCTTTACAATTCCAAAGTTGTCGCTGGCACTAGTACATTTGTGATGGCTTATGCTGTTCACAAACTATTTGCTCCAGTAAGGATTAGCATCACGTTATTTTCTCTGCCACTAGTTGTCAGGTACTTTCGGAAGATGGGTTTTTTTAAGGCTCCAGGGAACAAGCCTTGA